One Flagellimonas sp. CMM7 genomic region harbors:
- a CDS encoding S9 family peptidase — protein MVWSSHLLVLFSFLACFGIKAQKDTFRCPPCASDCHRTDFEESGNCPICNMPLIKVNQTLFEGYDKKEVMISNDSILLNAAYYTPKNKNRIKGAMIVVHGSAPSRYEDMTYYTKIGTKLNMAVLAYDKRGVGKSEGNYQFFNVEESENWFNLLASDVLACLSWIKKQPELQKTKIGLIGGSQAGWIMPLAASKNKNIDFIIIGEGVAVSAGEEHYFSQLTGDGDESVNKLSIAEAHLKLQKFNGTKGFDPRNILKGLKAKTLWILGTHDPVIPVDATLHELQSMNNPNFHVQILENGDHNFNNTQTGKPYNLLEFIEPWLLNNDILN, from the coding sequence ATGGTCTGGTCATCCCATCTTTTAGTTCTTTTTTCCTTTTTGGCATGCTTTGGAATTAAAGCACAAAAAGATACGTTTCGTTGCCCTCCTTGTGCTTCAGATTGTCACCGCACGGATTTTGAAGAATCAGGAAACTGCCCTATTTGTAACATGCCTCTTATAAAAGTAAACCAAACTCTGTTTGAAGGGTATGATAAGAAGGAAGTTATGATTTCAAACGACAGCATTCTATTAAATGCTGCATACTACACCCCTAAAAATAAAAACCGGATTAAAGGTGCAATGATTGTTGTTCATGGGTCAGCTCCCTCTAGGTACGAAGACATGACATACTATACCAAAATAGGGACCAAACTTAACATGGCCGTATTGGCATATGATAAAAGGGGAGTAGGAAAATCAGAAGGGAATTATCAATTCTTCAACGTTGAAGAAAGCGAAAATTGGTTCAATCTACTTGCATCTGATGTTTTGGCTTGTTTGTCATGGATAAAAAAGCAGCCAGAACTTCAAAAAACAAAAATAGGATTGATTGGTGGCAGTCAAGCTGGATGGATAATGCCATTGGCAGCATCAAAAAACAAGAATATTGATTTTATCATCATTGGGGAAGGGGTAGCCGTTTCTGCGGGTGAAGAACATTATTTTAGCCAACTGACAGGTGATGGTGACGAAAGTGTAAACAAACTGTCAATAGCAGAAGCACATTTAAAACTTCAAAAATTTAACGGCACCAAAGGCTTCGACCCTAGGAATATTCTTAAAGGACTAAAAGCAAAAACCTTGTGGATTCTGGGAACTCACGACCCTGTTATTCCTGTAGATGCCACACTTCATGAGCTACAAAGCATGAACAATCCAAATTTCCACGTTCAAATTCTAGAAAACGGAGATCACAACTTTAATAATACACAAACTGGAAAACCTTATAACCTACTTGAATTTATTGAGCCGTGGTTACTTAATAATGATATTCTAAATTAA
- a CDS encoding toxin-antitoxin system YwqK family antitoxin, with protein sequence MQLSNIEKHINEQVKSDVKENALDCLYAEYHENGRIKIEGQFEECNTTKECAQSKTQHYYSDELKTGLGKKHGLWLEYYENGIVKSKRNYHCGLQHGNSLLYRQDKKLLSSHYHVFGKEISVHKFHKAGSLELSKAHFYSFSEGFAHKLKMTLHWEFYKDGSLKIQRETQFLGNDKERQAFKEYYINGVLKTETRFLNQKRDGVHREYHKNSNPKYKGVFKDGKPINQHYYHNLNGQRTSTEYWYNGKLLGIEKNNDVFTSQ encoded by the coding sequence ATGCAATTATCAAATATTGAAAAACATATAAATGAGCAAGTAAAAAGTGATGTTAAGGAAAATGCTTTGGACTGTTTATATGCAGAGTATCATGAAAATGGCAGAATAAAAATTGAAGGCCAATTTGAAGAGTGTAATACCACGAAAGAGTGTGCCCAGAGCAAAACGCAGCATTATTATAGTGATGAATTAAAAACTGGTTTAGGTAAAAAACATGGTCTGTGGCTAGAATATTATGAAAATGGCATAGTAAAATCCAAACGCAATTACCATTGTGGCTTACAACATGGAAACTCACTTTTATATAGACAAGACAAGAAACTTTTAAGCTCACATTATCATGTATTTGGCAAAGAAATAAGTGTGCACAAGTTTCATAAAGCTGGTAGTCTTGAACTAAGCAAAGCCCATTTTTATAGCTTTAGTGAAGGATTCGCCCATAAATTAAAAATGACTTTGCACTGGGAGTTTTATAAAGATGGATCACTTAAAATCCAAAGAGAAACCCAATTTTTAGGTAACGACAAAGAAAGACAGGCTTTCAAGGAATATTACATCAATGGGGTACTAAAAACAGAGACGAGATTTCTTAACCAAAAAAGAGATGGTGTCCATCGGGAATATCATAAGAATAGTAATCCTAAATACAAAGGAGTTTTTAAAGACGGTAAACCAATTAATCAGCACTATTACCATAACTTAAACGGACAAAGGACATCGACTGAATATTGGTACAATGGCAAACTTCTAGGAATAGAAAAAAACAATGATGTATTTACTTCTCAGTAA
- the rsmG gene encoding 16S rRNA (guanine(527)-N(7))-methyltransferase RsmG, producing the protein MNADLISKYFTTLTDTQIQHFKGLEALYQDWNQKINVVSRKDIDELYLRHVLHSLGIAKIQSFNEGSKVLDVGTGGGFPGIPLAILFPNTHFTLVDAIGKKIKVVQEVVEGLQLENVTAKHTRVEDLTGQFDFIVSRAVAAMPTFVHWTKGKIKKDSTHERKNGIFYLKGGDLTEELKDYKTVETFDLKEYFKEDFFETKKVVYLPQKFKSFS; encoded by the coding sequence ATGAATGCAGATTTAATTTCTAAATATTTTACGACACTCACTGATACCCAGATTCAACACTTCAAGGGCTTAGAAGCACTTTATCAAGATTGGAACCAAAAGATAAATGTGGTGTCTCGTAAAGATATCGATGAACTGTACCTGCGACATGTATTGCATTCCCTTGGAATTGCTAAAATTCAGAGTTTTAATGAAGGCTCTAAAGTTTTAGATGTTGGAACGGGGGGTGGATTTCCTGGTATTCCCCTTGCAATTCTATTTCCTAATACTCATTTTACTCTAGTTGATGCAATTGGAAAGAAAATTAAAGTTGTACAGGAAGTTGTTGAGGGACTTCAATTGGAAAACGTAACCGCAAAACATACTAGAGTGGAGGATTTAACCGGCCAATTTGATTTTATTGTTAGCAGAGCTGTTGCGGCCATGCCTACTTTTGTGCACTGGACCAAAGGAAAAATTAAAAAAGACTCGACTCATGAAAGAAAAAATGGAATTTTCTATTTAAAAGGCGGTGATTTGACAGAGGAATTGAAAGATTATAAAACAGTCGAAACCTTTGATTTAAAAGAATATTTTAAAGAAGATTTTTTCGAAACTAAAAAAGTAGTGTATTTACCACAAAAGTTTAAGAGTTTCTCCTAG
- a CDS encoding acyl-CoA desaturase, whose amino-acid sequence MEKDTIRFSRKDSAQFFRTLNKRVNQYFSENQIKKTGNWKLHLKTVVMFAVFLTPYFLMLTLNLPFWGYVLLSITMGVGMAGVGMNVMHDGNHGAYSNKKWVNKLMGSSIYILAGNVYNWQVQHNVLHHTYTNIHEHDEDMEAGRILRFSKHAEWQKHHKFQHFYSILLYGLLTFNWAITTDFQQMYRYMKRKLSYGKLPNPVINWSTLVITKTIYITIWIVLPLLLVDIPWWQILLGFFIMHYVAGVILSVVFQLAHIVDEADTPLPDESGTMKNTWAIHQLATTVNFGTKNRIVNWFTGGLNHQVEHHIFPNISHVHYTKISKIVKQTAKEFNLPYNEYKTTRKAIISHFKHLKELGKNPALQYQ is encoded by the coding sequence ATGGAAAAGGATACCATCCGATTTTCAAGAAAAGATTCAGCACAATTCTTCAGAACACTAAATAAAAGGGTAAACCAATATTTTAGTGAAAATCAAATAAAAAAAACCGGAAATTGGAAACTTCACCTTAAAACCGTTGTGATGTTTGCCGTTTTCTTGACTCCATACTTTTTAATGTTGACATTGAACCTACCATTTTGGGGTTACGTGCTGTTGTCAATCACCATGGGTGTAGGAATGGCTGGTGTGGGAATGAATGTTATGCATGATGGAAACCATGGTGCTTATTCCAATAAGAAATGGGTGAACAAGCTTATGGGTAGCAGTATCTATATTTTAGCTGGTAACGTATACAATTGGCAAGTTCAACATAATGTTTTGCACCATACATACACCAATATACATGAGCATGATGAAGATATGGAAGCAGGACGAATTCTTCGTTTTTCAAAACATGCCGAGTGGCAAAAACACCATAAATTTCAACACTTTTACTCCATTCTTTTATATGGATTATTGACTTTTAATTGGGCAATAACCACAGATTTCCAACAAATGTATCGCTACATGAAAAGAAAATTGTCTTATGGGAAGCTGCCAAATCCAGTAATAAATTGGAGTACATTGGTCATTACAAAGACAATATATATCACTATTTGGATTGTTTTACCGCTACTTCTGGTAGATATTCCATGGTGGCAGATATTGCTTGGTTTCTTTATTATGCATTATGTGGCTGGAGTGATTTTGAGTGTAGTATTTCAGCTGGCCCACATTGTTGATGAGGCAGATACTCCTCTACCTGATGAAAGCGGAACCATGAAAAATACTTGGGCCATTCATCAACTTGCGACAACGGTGAATTTTGGCACCAAAAATAGAATTGTAAATTGGTTTACCGGTGGTCTGAACCATCAGGTTGAACATCATATATTTCCAAATATTAGTCATGTTCATTATACAAAAATCTCCAAAATTGTGAAACAGACGGCCAAGGAGTTTAATTTGCCTTATAACGAGTATAAAACTACTAGAAAAGCTATAATTTCGCACTTCAAACATTTGAAAGAGTTGGGTAAAAATCCAGCACTTCAGTACCAGTAA
- a CDS encoding pyridoxal phosphate-dependent aminotransferase, producing MSNQLSERINNLVPSATLEMAAKARELRASGKDIIGLSLGEPDFNTPDYIKEAAIQAVNDGYNSYTPVDGYVELKDAISTKFKRDNDITYERPQIVVSTGAKQALYNVAQACLNKGDEVILPCPYWVSYSDIVKLSEGVPVEVATSIDNDFKMTPEQLEAAITPKTKMLWYSSPCNPSGSIYSKEELRGLADVLQKYPEIVVVSDEIYEHINYGVTNHASMAAFDDMYDRTVTINGVAKAFAMTGWRIGYIGAPTYIARACNKLQGQVTSGANCIAQRAVITALLESPSRVQYMVDEFKNRRKLILELLNNIDGFKCNEPEGAFYVYPDVTAFFGKTFNGKTINNASDFAMYLLEQANVATVTGDAFGNGNSIRISYAASEEDIRKAISRIAEAVK from the coding sequence ATGAGCAACCAACTTTCTGAAAGAATTAACAATCTAGTTCCTTCAGCAACTCTTGAAATGGCTGCAAAAGCCAGGGAACTTAGAGCATCTGGAAAAGATATTATTGGCCTTAGTTTAGGTGAACCAGATTTTAATACCCCAGACTACATTAAAGAGGCCGCCATACAGGCCGTAAATGATGGGTATAATTCGTACACGCCCGTAGATGGTTATGTAGAATTAAAAGATGCCATAAGCACCAAGTTCAAAAGAGATAATGATATCACTTATGAACGCCCTCAAATTGTTGTTTCTACAGGTGCAAAGCAAGCCCTTTACAATGTAGCTCAAGCTTGTTTAAATAAAGGAGATGAAGTCATCTTGCCTTGCCCATATTGGGTAAGTTACAGTGATATTGTTAAACTTTCTGAGGGAGTTCCCGTGGAAGTTGCCACATCCATAGACAATGACTTTAAAATGACACCGGAACAGTTGGAAGCGGCCATCACACCAAAGACTAAAATGTTGTGGTACAGTTCTCCATGCAACCCAAGTGGCTCAATTTATAGCAAGGAAGAATTAAGAGGTTTGGCCGATGTACTTCAAAAATACCCTGAAATTGTGGTGGTCAGTGATGAAATTTACGAACATATTAATTATGGAGTTACGAATCACGCCTCAATGGCTGCTTTTGATGACATGTATGATCGTACAGTTACAATAAACGGTGTTGCCAAAGCTTTTGCCATGACAGGGTGGCGAATAGGTTATATTGGAGCTCCAACATATATTGCCAGAGCTTGTAACAAATTGCAAGGACAGGTTACAAGCGGTGCCAATTGTATTGCTCAACGTGCCGTGATCACGGCATTGTTAGAATCTCCCAGTCGCGTTCAGTATATGGTGGACGAATTCAAAAACCGAAGGAAACTTATCTTGGAATTATTGAATAATATTGACGGATTTAAATGCAATGAACCAGAAGGAGCTTTTTATGTATATCCTGATGTGACCGCTTTTTTTGGAAAAACATTTAATGGCAAAACCATAAACAACGCATCTGACTTTGCCATGTACCTATTGGAACAAGCCAATGTTGCTACTGTTACCGGAGACGCTTTTGGAAACGGCAATAGCATCCGTATCTCTTATGCTGCAAGTGAAGAAGACATTAGAAAAGCTATTTCTAGGATTGCTGAAGCAGTAAAATAG
- a CDS encoding sulfatase-like hydrolase/transferase, whose product MKKPILYLTSLIFCLVSLSGFSQKKPNVVLIFPDNLGVGEVAAYGGARGVPTPNIDRIGAEGIRLTNFNVEYSCTPSRIAILTGRYAVRAGEDYYAGTTLWEETIAERLKSVGYSTALFGKWDLGAKNWHGKREPTHQGFDEWYGIPGTTHVSQFPSMEGFDPSLQPAPYIWEGNAGTVSKKVKPFNQKTRRTIDREAAERSIAFIKKNAEKDKPFFLYYAMTQLHFPALPHPDKAGTTGAGDMGDSMADVDYNVGLILNQLKELGIEDNTLIIWCTDNGAEMRRPWRGSPGPWRGYYNSAMEGGIRTPCVIRWPDRIKAGQVSNEMVHEVDLFSTIINATGKDEAIPKDRIIDGINQLPFLEGKQSKSNRESAIFTQRFGQIMAVKWRDWKLWYVYKTEMPDPEPENQVRLFDLRVDPREEIDVKDYYPGVIGIMDSIVKEYEASFIKHPRVSATANAVDPYLPPEAGSGSPVKTYERTDRTTLEERSSAMKNPDFSGTWSTTVLHRVSVINRVDEPPVPSLGSGWGDKISIKHVPNQLDVERVVFVPREIQQLVRYHFALDGSKSENNILMGRTGKPIVSTSSWKDDRLIITSSYPFQDSKSGKWLTSKVTQTLWLQPAKGTPWESTLIVETTREGLLGGLSSTNRTVYTKGYR is encoded by the coding sequence ATGAAGAAACCAATTTTATATTTAACCTCGCTGATCTTTTGCTTAGTTTCTCTTTCTGGTTTTTCTCAAAAGAAACCCAATGTTGTATTGATTTTTCCGGACAATTTGGGCGTTGGTGAAGTTGCCGCTTACGGTGGTGCTCGTGGTGTACCCACCCCAAATATTGACAGAATAGGCGCTGAGGGTATTCGATTGACAAATTTTAATGTAGAATACTCATGCACCCCTTCTCGCATTGCAATACTTACTGGCAGGTATGCCGTTAGGGCAGGCGAAGACTATTACGCAGGCACTACACTATGGGAAGAAACCATTGCCGAGCGTTTAAAGTCTGTTGGATATTCAACTGCACTTTTTGGAAAATGGGATCTTGGAGCCAAAAACTGGCATGGAAAACGCGAACCGACCCACCAAGGTTTTGATGAGTGGTATGGAATTCCTGGTACCACCCATGTTTCCCAATTTCCTTCAATGGAAGGTTTTGACCCTAGTTTACAACCAGCTCCCTACATATGGGAAGGGAACGCAGGAACCGTATCCAAAAAAGTAAAACCTTTTAATCAAAAAACAAGACGTACAATTGACCGCGAAGCGGCAGAACGAAGCATTGCTTTTATAAAGAAGAATGCAGAAAAGGATAAACCGTTCTTTTTGTATTATGCCATGACACAGTTACATTTTCCCGCCTTGCCTCATCCCGATAAGGCTGGCACTACTGGAGCTGGGGATATGGGGGATTCAATGGCCGACGTAGATTATAACGTTGGTTTGATTTTAAATCAATTAAAAGAATTGGGAATCGAAGATAACACCTTGATTATATGGTGCACCGATAATGGGGCAGAAATGAGACGCCCTTGGAGGGGCTCACCCGGTCCGTGGCGTGGATATTATAATTCAGCAATGGAAGGCGGCATTCGAACCCCATGCGTTATTAGATGGCCAGATAGAATTAAGGCAGGGCAGGTTTCCAACGAAATGGTTCATGAAGTTGATTTATTCTCTACCATCATCAATGCCACAGGCAAAGATGAAGCTATACCAAAAGACCGAATCATAGATGGGATAAACCAACTCCCTTTTCTAGAAGGGAAGCAAAGTAAGTCCAACCGTGAAAGCGCCATATTCACACAAAGGTTCGGTCAAATAATGGCCGTCAAATGGCGAGATTGGAAACTATGGTATGTATACAAAACCGAAATGCCCGACCCTGAGCCTGAAAACCAAGTACGATTATTTGACTTAAGAGTGGATCCTAGGGAAGAAATAGATGTCAAAGATTACTATCCTGGAGTTATAGGTATTATGGATAGTATTGTGAAGGAATACGAGGCCTCATTCATTAAACACCCTAGAGTATCTGCGACCGCCAATGCTGTCGACCCCTATTTACCGCCTGAGGCAGGCTCTGGAAGTCCTGTAAAAACATATGAGAGAACAGATAGAACCACACTTGAAGAACGGAGTTCCGCTATGAAAAATCCTGATTTTTCAGGTACTTGGTCAACCACTGTACTTCATAGGGTCTCTGTTATTAATCGGGTAGATGAACCACCGGTACCGTCGCTAGGAAGTGGTTGGGGCGATAAAATATCCATCAAACATGTACCAAATCAATTGGATGTTGAACGTGTGGTCTTTGTTCCAAGGGAAATTCAACAATTAGTTCGTTACCATTTTGCCTTAGATGGTTCAAAGTCTGAAAATAATATACTAATGGGCCGTACCGGAAAACCTATAGTTTCAACCTCTTCTTGGAAAGACGACAGATTGATTATTACCTCTTCTTATCCTTTTCAAGATTCAAAAAGCGGAAAATGGTTAACTAGTAAAGTGACCCAGACCTTATGGCTTCAGCCCGCCAAAGGAACCCCATGGGAATCAACTTTAATTGTTGAAACAACCAGAGAAGGGCTATTGGGTGGTTTATCATCAACCAACCGCACAGTGTACACCAAAGGTTACAGGTAA